One genomic region from Spirosoma sp. KCTC 42546 encodes:
- a CDS encoding arylsulfatase, translating to MQTKFLFLLLGSCLLGKPVAVAQQKPNIVLIYADDLGYGDISCNGATKVRTPNIDQIAKEGLQFTNAHASSSTCTPSRYSLLTGSYAWRKTGTGIAPGDAALLIPTDRVTLPGILQRAGYKTGVVGKWHLGLGPKGGPDWNGDIKPGPREIGFTYSFLLPATGDRVPCVYVENQRIVGLDPTDPIQVSYKGPIGNEPTGKDHPELLKMKYSHGHDQTIINGVSRIGYMSGGKSARWVDEEMADVLTGKVNQFIETSKGRPFFVYFSTHDIHVPRLPNSRFLGKSGMGPRGDAILQLDWCVGEVMKTLDRLGLKENTMVIVSSDNGPVVDDGYQDQAVEKLNGHKPAGPLRGGKYSAFDAGTRVPFIVRWPGKVKPGKSDALVSQVDLAASFATLVGQPLAKGEAADSFNTLDTFLGQAKKGREYVIEHAINGTLSLIRGNWKYIEPSNGPTLNTDTNIETGYLPKPQLYDLKADLGETKNLAEKYPQIVAELATLLQTVRDKQDTK from the coding sequence ATGCAAACGAAGTTCCTTTTCCTGCTTCTTGGTAGTTGTCTGCTTGGCAAACCGGTTGCTGTTGCGCAACAAAAGCCCAATATTGTACTGATTTATGCCGATGATTTAGGGTATGGCGACATAAGTTGCAATGGCGCCACAAAAGTCCGTACACCGAATATTGACCAGATTGCGAAGGAAGGATTGCAGTTTACCAATGCCCATGCCTCCTCCTCAACCTGCACGCCCTCGCGCTATTCGCTGCTGACCGGTTCGTATGCCTGGCGGAAAACAGGAACGGGCATTGCTCCCGGCGATGCGGCTTTGCTGATTCCAACCGATCGGGTTACGCTACCCGGTATTCTTCAACGGGCCGGTTATAAAACGGGCGTAGTAGGCAAGTGGCATTTGGGCTTGGGCCCTAAAGGTGGGCCCGACTGGAACGGCGATATCAAACCTGGTCCACGGGAAATTGGCTTTACTTATTCGTTTCTCCTGCCTGCCACCGGCGACCGTGTGCCCTGTGTATACGTAGAAAACCAGCGTATCGTTGGCTTAGATCCCACCGATCCCATTCAGGTGAGCTATAAAGGTCCGATTGGCAATGAGCCAACTGGAAAAGATCATCCTGAATTACTCAAGATGAAGTACTCGCACGGGCATGATCAGACCATTATTAATGGCGTTAGTCGGATTGGCTACATGAGTGGTGGCAAGTCGGCGCGGTGGGTTGATGAAGAAATGGCCGATGTACTGACTGGAAAGGTAAATCAGTTTATCGAAACCAGTAAAGGCAGGCCTTTTTTTGTTTATTTCTCTACACACGACATACACGTTCCTCGTTTACCCAATTCCCGTTTTTTGGGTAAAAGCGGCATGGGACCGCGTGGCGATGCCATTCTCCAGTTAGACTGGTGCGTAGGCGAAGTCATGAAAACGCTGGATCGACTTGGATTAAAAGAGAACACGATGGTTATCGTCAGCAGTGATAATGGCCCTGTTGTTGATGACGGTTACCAGGACCAGGCCGTTGAAAAATTGAATGGGCATAAACCCGCGGGGCCCCTTCGCGGAGGGAAATACAGTGCGTTCGATGCTGGAACCCGGGTTCCTTTTATCGTGCGCTGGCCTGGAAAAGTAAAGCCGGGGAAATCAGACGCCTTGGTCAGTCAGGTAGATTTGGCCGCGTCATTTGCGACACTAGTTGGTCAGCCATTGGCGAAGGGAGAAGCCGCCGATAGCTTCAATACACTGGATACATTTCTGGGACAAGCTAAAAAAGGCCGGGAGTACGTTATAGAACATGCCATAAATGGTACGCTTTCATTGATAAGAGGTAACTGGAAATACATTGAACCCTCCAACGGACCGACACTTAATACTGATACCAATATTGAAACAGGTTACTTGCCAAAGCCGCAACTATATGATTTAAAAGCCGATCTGGGCGAAACGAAGAATCTGGCCGAGAAATACCCTCAGATTGTTGCCGAACTAGCCACGTTGTTACAGACCGTCCGAGACAAACAAGATACGAAATAG
- the pseB gene encoding UDP-N-acetylglucosamine 4,6-dehydratase (inverting), which translates to MLDLSNKSILITGGTGSFGKKFVEMVYQRHPDVKRVVIYSRDELKQFEMAQYYPQPKYKSIRFFIGDVRDGERLKRACEGIDIIVHAAALKQVPAAEYNPMECIKTNVFGAENVINAALDNGVKRVVALSTDKAAAPINLYGATKLCSDKLFVAANNMKGSRDLRFSVVRYGNVIGSRGSVVPFFLEKRKDGVLPITHPDMTRFNISLEEGVEMVFHALEHAWGGEIFVPKIPSYRITDVATAIGPNCEQKLVGIRPGEKLHEEMITETDSLNTVETDKYYVITPSTPTWSIDDYMQAFNGRQVEMGFKYNSGTNTDWLNVDQLREQIREHVDPDFNV; encoded by the coding sequence ATGCTTGATTTATCGAATAAATCCATTTTGATTACGGGCGGCACCGGCTCCTTCGGCAAGAAATTTGTCGAGATGGTATATCAACGTCACCCGGATGTTAAACGCGTGGTCATTTACTCCCGCGACGAACTGAAACAGTTCGAGATGGCGCAGTATTATCCCCAGCCCAAGTACAAGTCCATCCGGTTTTTCATTGGCGATGTGAGGGATGGCGAACGGCTCAAACGGGCCTGTGAAGGCATCGACATCATTGTGCACGCAGCCGCGCTGAAACAGGTACCAGCGGCTGAGTACAACCCGATGGAATGCATCAAAACAAATGTATTTGGGGCCGAAAATGTCATCAACGCGGCTTTAGATAACGGCGTAAAACGTGTGGTTGCTCTTTCGACCGACAAAGCTGCCGCCCCTATCAATCTCTACGGAGCTACCAAACTTTGCTCCGATAAGCTATTCGTAGCCGCCAACAACATGAAAGGCAGCCGCGACCTTCGGTTCTCGGTTGTGCGTTATGGTAATGTAATCGGCTCGCGGGGTTCGGTGGTACCGTTCTTCCTGGAAAAGCGGAAAGATGGTGTTTTGCCCATTACGCACCCCGATATGACCCGTTTCAATATCTCCCTCGAAGAAGGTGTCGAAATGGTGTTTCACGCGCTGGAACATGCCTGGGGCGGTGAGATTTTTGTGCCCAAAATTCCATCCTACCGCATCACAGACGTAGCCACGGCCATAGGTCCCAACTGCGAACAGAAATTGGTTGGTATCCGTCCGGGGGAGAAACTGCACGAGGAAATGATTACCGAAACCGATTCGCTCAACACGGTCGAGACGGATAAATACTACGTCATTACCCCCTCAACGCCTACCTGGAGCATTGATGACTATATGCAGGCCTTCAACGGGCGGCAGGTTGAGATGGGCTTTAAATACAACTCCGGCACCAACACCGATTGGCTCAACGTCGATCAGCTACGCGAGCAGATTCGGGAGCACGTTGATCCTGATTTTAATGTATAA
- the pseC gene encoding UDP-4-amino-4,6-dideoxy-N-acetyl-beta-L-altrosamine transaminase, whose protein sequence is MSPIPYGRQHITDEDIAAVAEVLRGPFLTQGPHIGAFEAAFATYVGSQYAVAIANGTAALHLCCMALGVKEGTRVITTPITFSASANCVRYCGGEVYFADIDPETALLDINAVRALLEQHPKGYFSGIIPVDFAGYPVDLAAFRELAVEYGLWLLEDACHAPGGSFVDRKGITHRCGDGSLAELAIFSFHPVKHIAAGEGGMITTNDEALYKHLLRLRTHGITNKPAELTEPYPGEPERGGWYMELQELGYNYRLTDMQAALGTSQLQRVDAMLARRQEIAKRYDDAFSGTNVTIIVPPAQVSHAYHLYVIQTDDRKGLYDFLRTKNIMAQVHYIPVHLMPYYRQFGWKPGDFPNAERYYARCLSLPMFPTLTNEEQEYVIDAVKEFMGA, encoded by the coding sequence ATGTCTCCCATTCCATACGGTCGTCAGCATATTACAGACGAGGACATTGCGGCCGTGGCCGAGGTACTTCGCGGTCCATTCCTGACGCAAGGGCCTCATATCGGTGCGTTTGAAGCTGCTTTCGCTACGTATGTGGGCAGTCAATACGCCGTAGCCATAGCCAACGGAACAGCCGCCTTACACCTGTGCTGCATGGCATTGGGCGTGAAAGAAGGTACACGCGTTATTACAACGCCCATTACGTTTTCAGCTTCGGCTAACTGTGTCCGGTACTGCGGGGGCGAGGTCTATTTTGCGGACATTGATCCCGAAACAGCCTTACTCGACATCAACGCCGTCCGAGCTTTACTGGAACAGCATCCGAAAGGCTATTTTTCGGGTATTATTCCCGTCGATTTTGCCGGTTATCCGGTTGATCTGGCTGCCTTCCGTGAACTGGCGGTTGAGTATGGTTTGTGGCTTCTGGAAGATGCCTGCCATGCACCAGGCGGTTCATTTGTAGATCGTAAAGGCATAACTCACCGCTGTGGCGATGGGTCGCTGGCTGAATTAGCCATTTTCAGTTTTCACCCTGTTAAACATATTGCAGCTGGCGAGGGTGGCATGATTACAACCAACGACGAAGCACTGTATAAACACCTGCTTCGGCTCAGAACGCACGGCATCACCAACAAACCGGCCGAGTTAACAGAGCCCTATCCCGGCGAACCTGAACGCGGTGGCTGGTACATGGAGTTACAGGAACTGGGCTATAATTACCGCCTGACCGATATGCAGGCCGCCCTGGGAACAAGTCAATTACAACGTGTGGATGCCATGTTAGCGCGTCGGCAGGAAATTGCCAAACGCTACGATGATGCCTTTTCTGGAACCAACGTTACCATCATCGTTCCGCCCGCTCAGGTGAGCCATGCGTATCACCTTTACGTAATTCAAACTGACGATCGGAAAGGGCTTTACGATTTTCTTCGGACGAAAAATATCATGGCACAGGTGCATTACATTCCGGTTCATTTGATGCCCTACTACCGGCAGTTCGGCTGGAAGCCGGGTGATTTTCCAAATGCTGAACGGTATTATGCCCGATGCCTGAGTTTGCCGATGTTTCCCACACTGACCAATGAGGAGCAGGAGTATGTCATTGATGCGGTAAAGGAATTCATGGGCGCATGA
- the pseF gene encoding pseudaminic acid cytidylyltransferase: MSNVAIITARGGSKRIPRKNIRPFLGKPIIAYVIDASLQSGLFSDVMVSTDDAEIADIAKKYGASVPFLRTAETADDYATTAAVLDEVLAQYKQQGKIFDYACCLYPTAPFVTPELLKRAFSTLTDKQFDTVYPVQPFSFPIQRAVLLRGSKVQWFQPEHALTRSQDLEPTYHDAGQFYFFNVAPFQQSKRLVTDNSGGIVISEMAAHDIDTEADWQVAEFKYKMNNG; the protein is encoded by the coding sequence ATGAGCAACGTAGCCATCATAACGGCGCGGGGCGGCAGTAAACGAATTCCGCGCAAAAACATCCGGCCTTTTTTGGGTAAACCTATTATTGCCTACGTCATTGATGCTTCGTTGCAGTCAGGTTTGTTCAGCGACGTGATGGTTTCGACAGATGATGCTGAAATTGCAGACATTGCAAAAAAATACGGTGCGTCGGTTCCGTTTCTTCGTACTGCCGAAACGGCGGATGATTATGCAACAACTGCCGCTGTGCTGGACGAAGTTCTGGCTCAGTATAAGCAACAGGGAAAGATATTCGATTACGCTTGCTGCCTCTATCCTACCGCTCCCTTCGTCACGCCCGAACTGCTGAAGCGAGCATTCTCAACCCTGACTGACAAACAGTTCGATACGGTGTATCCGGTTCAGCCATTCAGCTTTCCTATTCAGCGTGCTGTACTCCTACGAGGGTCGAAAGTGCAGTGGTTTCAGCCTGAACACGCGCTGACCCGGTCGCAGGATCTGGAGCCGACTTACCATGATGCAGGCCAGTTTTACTTCTTTAACGTAGCCCCATTTCAGCAAAGCAAGCGGCTTGTTACGGACAACTCAGGCGGTATTGTCATTTCCGAAATGGCCGCCCATGATATTGATACCGAGGCAGATTGGCAGGTGGCGGAGTTTAAGTATAAAATGAATAATGGATAA
- the pseG gene encoding UDP-2,4-diacetamido-2,4,6-trideoxy-beta-L-altropyranose hydrolase, protein MSQILFRADGNAQIGLGHVMRCLALADMLKNDFLMRFALVEPTLEVSATIEKAGLSIVSLPESSQQTSFLAQIHPDEIVVLDGYAFDEAFQQSVQERAKKLVFIDDLIDGHQVADVIINHAGGVSDIDYDAEPDTHFCLGPHYALLRPEFLNPADYGEPPLDGPIFVSLGGADPHNTSLTVLDAIRQVDTTLAVHIVLGPFHPNRAAIESYKSQIPNLTILQNLTAAEMVNELQQCRLAITACSTISYEVCAVNRPLIGIVTANNQSRLARFLSEEKLALSVNFPTLLTRLTPVLGLDQLVKLAIQAFQFSPENAADLLINQRRFFDGQSPERFRALFRKLST, encoded by the coding sequence ATGAGCCAAATCCTTTTCCGCGCCGATGGTAACGCTCAGATTGGTTTAGGCCACGTGATGCGTTGCCTTGCCCTGGCCGACATGCTGAAAAATGATTTTTTGATGCGCTTTGCGCTTGTTGAGCCAACGCTGGAAGTTAGCGCAACGATTGAAAAGGCTGGGTTGTCAATCGTTTCGCTACCAGAATCGTCGCAACAAACTTCTTTTCTGGCTCAGATCCATCCTGACGAAATCGTTGTGCTGGATGGATATGCTTTCGACGAAGCGTTTCAGCAATCGGTGCAGGAGCGGGCAAAAAAACTGGTCTTTATCGATGATTTGATCGATGGCCATCAAGTGGCCGATGTAATTATCAATCATGCCGGTGGTGTTTCTGATATTGATTATGATGCCGAACCGGATACCCACTTTTGCCTGGGCCCCCACTATGCGCTGCTACGACCGGAGTTTTTGAATCCAGCAGATTATGGTGAGCCCCCTTTGGACGGCCCCATCTTTGTTAGCCTGGGCGGTGCCGACCCACACAATACATCACTAACAGTGCTGGACGCCATTCGACAGGTTGATACTACTCTGGCGGTTCACATTGTTTTAGGGCCTTTTCACCCAAACCGAGCCGCTATTGAATCCTATAAAAGCCAAATACCCAATCTGACCATTCTACAGAATCTGACAGCCGCAGAAATGGTTAACGAATTGCAGCAATGCCGTTTGGCCATTACCGCTTGTAGCACCATCAGTTACGAGGTTTGCGCTGTCAATCGACCCTTGATCGGCATTGTCACCGCCAATAATCAGTCTCGACTAGCGCGGTTTCTGTCCGAAGAAAAACTGGCGCTATCGGTCAACTTCCCAACCCTACTTACGCGTTTGACGCCCGTACTCGGGTTAGACCAGTTGGTAAAATTAGCGATTCAGGCGTTTCAATTTTCGCCTGAAAACGCGGCTGATTTACTTATAAACCAGCGTCGGTTTTTCGATGGTCAATCGCCCGAACGGTTTCGTGCGCTGTTTCGAAAATTAAGTACGTAA
- a CDS encoding GNAT family N-acetyltransferase, protein MLTYRTAQPADARLYFDWANDPDTRQQSFNSAPISLETHTAWFTRKLADPNALLLIFSNDAGQPVGQVRFERTPVADMPDEIIIGVSVDARQRGKGLASQLIQQACAICRKRWDAVTIHAYIKPENQASKRAFERAGFKLSGESGKFGVAGQQRPCLLYLKTL, encoded by the coding sequence ATGCTTACCTACCGAACGGCCCAACCTGCCGATGCCCGTCTTTATTTCGACTGGGCCAATGACCCCGATACCCGCCAGCAGTCGTTTAACTCCGCCCCGATTTCGCTGGAAACGCACACGGCCTGGTTTACGAGAAAATTAGCCGACCCCAACGCCCTGTTGCTTATTTTTTCAAACGATGCAGGACAGCCGGTTGGACAAGTACGTTTTGAACGGACACCGGTAGCGGATATGCCCGACGAAATTATTATTGGTGTCTCCGTCGATGCCCGACAGCGGGGAAAAGGTTTAGCTAGTCAACTGATTCAGCAGGCATGCGCTATTTGCCGGAAACGATGGGACGCCGTCACGATTCACGCTTATATCAAACCGGAGAATCAGGCGTCGAAACGGGCTTTCGAAAGGGCCGGTTTCAAATTGTCGGGCGAAAGCGGTAAATTTGGAGTTGCTGGCCAGCAGAGGCCATGCTTGCTTTACCTTAAAACCTTATAG
- the pseI gene encoding pseudaminic acid synthase has product MTKNQPIQVAHHTISPAHRPFVIAEMSGNHNQSLDRALEIVDAVADAGAHALKLQTYTPDTITFNGGSEEFYIRDAKSLWADKNLYKLYAEAYTPWEWHKPIFEHAQKRGMIAFSSPFDTTAVDFLESLNVPLYKIASFENTDHILLKKVAQTGKPVIMSTGVASIADLDESVKVLRANGCKDLILLKCTSTYPATPETTNLLTIPHMRELFDVPVGLSDHTMGIGAAVAAVALGAVVLEKHVTLRRADGGVDSAFSLEPDELKNLVIETERAQLAMGQVSYTLTPKEEKSLQFKRSLYVVRDMKAGEPFTPDTVRSIRPANGLHTRYYDDIIGKTANQNIQAGTALAWNFIQ; this is encoded by the coding sequence ATGACAAAAAACCAACCGATTCAGGTTGCCCACCATACTATTAGCCCGGCCCACCGTCCGTTTGTTATCGCCGAAATGTCGGGCAATCACAATCAATCGCTCGACCGGGCCCTGGAAATTGTCGACGCTGTAGCGGATGCCGGTGCTCACGCCCTTAAGCTCCAAACCTACACCCCCGACACGATTACCTTTAACGGAGGATCAGAAGAGTTTTACATTCGGGACGCCAAGTCGCTCTGGGCCGATAAAAATCTCTATAAGCTTTACGCGGAGGCCTATACCCCGTGGGAGTGGCACAAGCCAATTTTTGAACACGCCCAAAAGCGGGGCATGATTGCCTTTAGCTCGCCTTTCGATACCACGGCGGTTGATTTTCTGGAATCACTGAATGTGCCGCTCTACAAAATCGCGTCCTTCGAAAATACGGATCATATTCTACTCAAAAAAGTAGCGCAAACGGGTAAGCCGGTCATTATGAGTACGGGCGTCGCATCAATCGCTGACCTTGACGAGTCCGTAAAAGTGCTTCGTGCAAATGGATGTAAAGATCTTATTCTGCTCAAATGCACCAGCACTTACCCCGCCACGCCCGAAACAACCAACCTGCTCACGATACCGCACATGCGTGAGTTGTTCGATGTACCTGTGGGTCTCTCTGATCATACAATGGGTATTGGCGCAGCCGTAGCAGCCGTAGCCCTTGGAGCGGTAGTACTTGAAAAACACGTTACCCTGCGCCGGGCCGATGGTGGGGTTGATTCAGCCTTTTCGTTAGAGCCCGACGAACTCAAAAATCTCGTTATTGAAACCGAACGGGCACAGCTGGCCATGGGGCAGGTCAGCTACACACTAACCCCGAAAGAAGAAAAAAGCCTGCAATTCAAACGCTCATTATACGTCGTGCGCGACATGAAAGCGGGTGAGCCCTTCACACCTGATACCGTCCGCAGTATCCGCCCCGCTAATGGCCTGCATACCCGTTATTACGACGACATCATCGGCAAAACCGCCAACCAAAACATTCAGGCCGGTACAGCGCTGGCGTGGAATTTTATTCAATGA
- a CDS encoding lipopolysaccharide biosynthesis protein, producing MGIIKRQTIQSSIYAYAGVAVGFLTQGLWFPNLFEGTQVVGLLTLLISLAQVLSQAANLGLNGAGGKYFPFFRNTDRQHNGYLLIACLTTLIGFSLCVLMLWLARPWIVKWYSADSALFVEYYYLLIPLTFFTVYFTVFDNYARLLYDPVTGTLLQQFVQRVLVLLAGGLYWLGWVTLPQFLGVWLLAFFIPLVVMIISVAQDEALFFSRKFVSVNANLRRNMMRYAGLTFTSALSTQIVWTIDKFMINSRQGLGDTGIYGTASYFATVIAIPATTLYKVSGTLIAESWKTNDLDNIASIYRKSCLNQLIAGCLVFVGVAANLPSVFRFLPPDYEAGYYVILWLGLGKLIDMATGVNGIIMNTSRYYTYDSLFFVALVFITIGANLYLIPRFGINGAAMGAALATMLFNLARTLFVGFAFRMQPFTWRNLAVILLGLAVWWIAIQIPYPDADAPKWRFILDIGWRSTMISALFGGAVIGLKLSTDINQTVEGLRKRFLN from the coding sequence ATGGGTATCATAAAACGGCAAACCATACAGAGTTCTATTTACGCCTATGCAGGTGTGGCCGTTGGCTTTCTGACACAGGGACTCTGGTTTCCGAACTTATTTGAGGGTACTCAGGTCGTAGGCCTGCTAACCCTGCTAATTTCGCTGGCACAGGTACTATCGCAGGCAGCAAACTTAGGTTTAAACGGCGCCGGGGGTAAATATTTCCCCTTTTTCCGAAACACCGACCGGCAGCACAACGGATACCTGCTTATTGCCTGCCTGACTACCCTTATTGGCTTCAGTCTTTGTGTGCTTATGTTGTGGCTGGCACGCCCCTGGATTGTTAAGTGGTATTCAGCGGATTCAGCTCTATTTGTCGAATATTATTATCTGCTCATACCATTAACATTCTTTACGGTCTATTTTACCGTTTTCGACAATTACGCCCGCTTACTTTATGATCCCGTTACAGGAACGCTGCTACAACAATTTGTTCAGCGGGTGCTGGTTCTGCTGGCAGGTGGGTTGTACTGGCTGGGGTGGGTTACGTTACCCCAATTTTTGGGCGTTTGGCTACTGGCTTTTTTTATTCCATTGGTCGTCATGATTATCAGTGTTGCTCAGGATGAGGCTTTATTCTTCAGCCGTAAGTTTGTATCCGTCAATGCCAACTTACGTCGAAATATGATGCGTTATGCAGGGCTAACATTCACGTCTGCCCTCTCAACACAGATTGTCTGGACCATTGATAAGTTTATGATCAATAGTAGACAAGGCTTGGGCGATACTGGAATTTATGGAACGGCGTCTTACTTTGCTACCGTCATTGCGATACCAGCAACCACCTTATACAAGGTTTCGGGAACGCTTATTGCTGAGTCGTGGAAAACAAATGACCTGGATAATATTGCCAGTATTTACCGAAAAAGTTGCCTGAATCAGCTTATTGCAGGCTGCCTGGTCTTTGTGGGTGTAGCAGCCAATTTACCCAGTGTCTTTCGATTTCTACCTCCCGATTACGAAGCTGGTTATTACGTCATTCTGTGGCTGGGGCTGGGCAAACTGATCGATATGGCCACTGGAGTAAATGGCATCATTATGAACACTTCACGCTATTACACCTACGACTCATTGTTTTTTGTCGCACTTGTTTTTATTACCATTGGCGCTAACCTATACTTAATACCCCGTTTTGGCATCAATGGTGCCGCTATGGGAGCCGCGCTGGCAACAATGCTCTTTAACCTGGCCCGGACACTGTTTGTCGGCTTTGCGTTTCGAATGCAACCCTTTACGTGGCGAAATCTTGCTGTTATTCTGTTAGGCCTTGCCGTATGGTGGATCGCCATTCAGATTCCTTACCCTGATGCAGATGCACCAAAGTGGCGATTTATCCTGGATATTGGCTGGCGTTCAACAATGATTAGTGCCTTGTTTGGTGGAGCAGTCATTGGCCTAAAACTCTCTACCGATATTAACCAGACGGTAGAGGGATTAAGAAAACGGTTTTTAAACTAG
- a CDS encoding FkbM family methyltransferase → MWVFRFLFTETARLLRSEEGRRLLGLAVRYGDRPRNQAIDVTFGPYRFRVPDPLSFIWQYREIFVDEFYKFTTTSPNPVIFDCGTNIGTSVVYFRQNYPTARIVAFEADEHISEILQQNLRQNQISGVEVITKAVWTNEEGIWFGSDQADSASIFSQTDRKLVPSVRLRDALLRETRIDMLKMDIEGAETAVLTDCHDALAHVQNLFVEFHAYLDHPQTLADVMKVLEGSGFRYYINTSQYRHAPLVNQRYKGNDSMDLQLNIFAYRN, encoded by the coding sequence ATGTGGGTTTTTCGATTTTTATTTACTGAAACGGCCCGGCTCCTGCGCTCGGAGGAGGGTCGTCGGTTATTGGGATTAGCGGTCCGTTACGGCGACAGACCACGGAATCAGGCCATTGACGTCACGTTTGGACCCTATCGATTTAGGGTGCCTGACCCACTGTCGTTTATCTGGCAGTACCGCGAAATTTTTGTCGATGAGTTTTATAAATTCACGACAACGAGCCCCAACCCAGTTATTTTCGACTGCGGCACTAACATTGGTACGAGCGTTGTGTACTTCCGGCAGAACTACCCAACTGCCCGCATCGTAGCATTCGAGGCAGACGAACATATTAGTGAAATTTTACAACAGAACCTTCGCCAAAATCAGATTTCGGGCGTTGAGGTAATTACAAAAGCGGTTTGGACGAATGAGGAAGGAATCTGGTTTGGCAGCGACCAGGCCGACTCGGCCTCTATTTTCTCACAAACCGACCGAAAACTGGTGCCCTCTGTTCGCCTACGTGATGCCCTCCTGCGCGAAACCCGCATCGACATGCTCAAGATGGATATTGAAGGAGCGGAAACCGCCGTACTCACCGATTGCCACGATGCACTGGCCCACGTTCAAAACCTGTTCGTTGAATTCCATGCGTACCTCGACCATCCGCAAACCCTGGCCGACGTTATGAAAGTCCTTGAAGGCAGCGGATTTCGGTATTACATTAATACTAGCCAGTACCGTCATGCCCCCCTGGTCAACCAGCGTTACAAAGGCAACGACAGCATGGACCTGCAATTGAATATCTTTGCATATCGAAACTAG
- a CDS encoding FkbM family methyltransferase, giving the protein MIDKILSRPEFQTEPPVLVDIGASGQLHGRWKSFAKYAVCIAFDADDRDFGYVESESSHFRKLYTFNNIVTGPDSPKDDTETANFYLTVSPHCSSLLRPRPDLIQEYAFAPKFEPTKVVQLKTRSLRSTLDSLNIKQVDWFKTDSQGTDLRLFRNLGDDRAKRVLTAEFEPGIASIYDGEDKLYQVLQFMEETGSHWLAELLPKGSPRITPALLDSFTNQPLVKKFVLFSLKNSAVWGEMTYLNRFADEATLTQRNLLLGWVFATTLKQHGFALILTQKAKSLFSDPIFAELEAYSRRRIWGRVFGLGFWPEVVKKFDKLLGR; this is encoded by the coding sequence ATGATTGACAAAATCCTTTCCCGCCCTGAGTTTCAAACCGAACCGCCCGTACTGGTGGACATTGGTGCGTCGGGACAATTGCATGGCCGTTGGAAGTCGTTTGCCAAATACGCTGTTTGTATCGCCTTCGACGCCGACGATCGTGACTTTGGCTACGTCGAAAGTGAGTCCAGCCATTTTCGGAAGCTCTACACGTTCAATAATATTGTTACCGGTCCAGACTCGCCTAAGGACGATACGGAAACGGCAAATTTTTATTTAACAGTTTCGCCCCACTGCTCCAGCCTGCTGCGGCCCAGACCCGACTTGATTCAGGAGTATGCGTTTGCACCCAAGTTTGAACCAACTAAAGTCGTTCAACTGAAAACGCGCAGCCTTCGGTCAACGCTCGATAGTCTGAATATTAAGCAGGTAGACTGGTTTAAAACTGATTCGCAGGGTACTGATCTCCGACTATTCCGTAACCTCGGCGACGATCGTGCGAAGCGCGTGTTAACAGCTGAATTTGAGCCCGGCATTGCGTCGATCTACGATGGAGAGGACAAGCTTTACCAAGTCCTGCAATTCATGGAAGAAACCGGCAGTCACTGGCTAGCCGAGCTACTGCCAAAAGGCTCACCCCGTATCACGCCCGCTTTGCTGGACAGTTTCACCAATCAGCCGTTAGTGAAAAAGTTTGTTTTGTTTTCCCTCAAAAATAGCGCGGTCTGGGGCGAAATGACGTACCTGAATCGCTTTGCGGATGAAGCCACGCTTACGCAACGAAATCTGCTTCTGGGCTGGGTTTTCGCTACAACGCTGAAACAACACGGATTTGCGCTTATTCTGACCCAGAAAGCAAAAAGCCTATTCTCAGACCCGATTTTTGCTGAGCTGGAAGCCTATTCCCGTAGGCGTATTTGGGGGCGTGTTTTCGGACTTGGCTTCTGGCCCGAGGTTGTCAAAAAATTCGATAAACTACTGGGGCGGTGA